GTCCCTAATTTTGTTCctggatttttatttttctttgcaTAAAAATATGGTTATTCTCTTGATGAATAATTTGTTGAGAATACCGACTAGTTTTTCAATACTATTGCTGAATTGTATCTTTAGTGCAGGCTGCTTACAGCTACCATTGCTTGGCCTTTACCTGCGATTGTATATGTTGGTATAATTCTTTCAACTTTAGGAGCGGCTCTTCAGAGCCTGACAGGTGCTCCACGTCTACTTGCTGCGATAGCTAATGATGATATTCTGCCTGTTCTTAACTACTTCAGAGTTGCTGATGGACACGAGCCACATATCGCTACCCTCTTTACATCTTTTATTTGCATTGGGTGTGTTGTAATTGGGAATCTGGATCTTATCACACCGACTGTTACCATGTTTTTCCTTCTGTGCTATGCGGGTGTGAACTTGTCTTGCTTCCTTTTGGATCTACTAGATGCACCCAGTTGGCGGCCTCGGTGGAAATTTCACCATTGGAGTCTCTCCCTTCTCGGAGCATTACTTTGTATTGGTATGTTGCCTTTTGTTTCCTGCATTGTTTTGTTTTACAAGCACATAGAAGAAGAGAAACGTCGGGAGTTTAACTTTGGTGGTTGCTGGCTTTTACATCTCTTCTCTATAGAGTTACTAAAAAATGGCAAATCTTACGATTCTCGATTCGAATCTTACGATTCGATtcgattcagctctatttcgagTCGGATCTTCATCTCCATTCATCGAAAACTTAAACAACACTAGCTACTAAACTCACTATTCTCTAGTCCGATTGTTATTTATTAAGTTATCAACTAAAACTAGTTCCATTCCATCGTTATCAAGTTGACAACCAGGCAAAAAAACAGAGTCAGAAATTCAAACTCTTCGTCTCTACTAAGTTATTAAACAGAATTGGGATTGCAGTTGCATTGgatttgaattttaagtacttggttgatatgatttttttttttttgacattaaaattgcatttctagactaatatttgataatattttgacttcaacatggtaaatattctatttttataatattatgaatttgaaaCTGGATCTTACGATTCAATTCGATTCACGAGTCACGATTCACAAAATAGGATTTCGATTCATGAGTCGAATCTCGATTTGACAACTATGGCACAAGGTTATTATGGTTGTTGAAAGAAAGAGAGGAATATCCTCTGCCAGTTTTCCTTTCTATATTGATACTTTAAAGGGAAGTGAATGGAATTTGTTTCCCAGTTTACAAAGAATTGGAAATTGATGAGAGTTGTAAAGAATTTGGCTTGAAGTTGCATATAATTCTGATTTTCACTTTATTTAAGTTGCAAATATGTCAATCTTTAGCTTTGTTTTAGGTGTCTTACAGATATTTTGGAGTAATATGCAGATTCACACAAGTGTGTTCAGTTTCTATCTCATTTGTTACGAGCTATGAATAGATTGCTTTGGATGACTTCTGCATATCATCTCAGTAGTCTTAAAATGGGTCATTCTGCTCTGCTGCATGCAAGGGCTACCTTTCTAAAGCATTCCCAATTTCAACCTGCCATTAGTCTGTTTCCTACCTCTCATATTTCAACCTCAATATGGCATTACAGTTGTTACTGAGAAGTCATCATTAGTTTAGGCCATCTTTTGTAATATTTTACTCGTGTACTCGACCAAGAAATTACTAATCATGATCTCAATTTACAGTTGTCATTTGATAGACACTTGTAGAGTAAGCATAGCATAATGTGATAGAATTTTGACATGCAAGTACGTCTTTTGATGTGTGTTCTTTCTCTGCATGTATTAAGTGCCAACATACTTCATGGTGAGTGTAgatatggattttttttatggCTCTTTCTTACTGCTGTCTTTTTTTCCCTGCAGTCATTATGTTTTTGATTTCTTGGTCATTCACTGTTGTATCTCTGGCCCTTGCAAGTCTCATATATTATTATGTGAGCATTAAAGGAAAGGCTGGGGATTGGGGTGATGGCTTCAAGAGTGCATATTTTCAGTTGGCACTTCGTAGTCTTCGATCGCTAGGAGGTATGCTTGTTATATGGCAGTACAATATTAGACTTGACTATGAACTGTTTGATTAGATACCTATTGTAATTAAAAACTATTGTGTGCTACATGGTGGGTTACCTGTGTTGTTACTTCTTTTATTCctccctctccctctctctctctctctctatatatatatatatatatatatatatatatatatatatatatatatatatatcttggTGGTTTGGTGGGAAAATGCGTGTTCTCGTATTGCACTTTAATTTATTTGGGTATTAATTGTAATCTGGATTCAGCTAATAATACTACAAAGGTAATTCATGTCGATCTGAAAATTTGATGACACAATATCAATTGTTCGAAGTCATGTTGACTGTTGTTTATCTTCTACCACCATTGTTTGAACTATGGGATCAACAATATATCAGTACCATTTCATTTAACAAATCCTCTTTAAACAtcataatattatattaattctGCTATTTCTAATATATGGTGCTGGTTAACAACTATGGAGATGATCACACGTTCTCTCTTTCCTGGCAGTTTCTGATATGTCATATATGCATTCTCCTATCTTATAAATTATCGGAACCATGACATTGGCATTGCCTTAGTGTTATCATCTGTATATCAATCAATTCTGCAACCTTAGTGTAGATTTCAAGAAATGTGTTGCCAGACTTGCTCTCATATCAATGATTAGATTGTTTAGCTTACGCTTTCAGTATATAAATGGAATTTACTTGTGATACGCAGTGCGGtggttttcacctggtcagtgacttaTGATGATTTTAATCTCCACCACATGATTTTAATAAGCTTCAATCTAACGGTGATTgatcaaattcacttggtcagtcactgactAGGTGAAAATTACTGTACGCAATGACAACTTGATCTATACATAAACATGCTTAAAACCAAAAGACTTTGTCAGATTATCTAATTTATCCTCTTCTTCATTAATTTATGCTTGTTTATGCATCTTTTGATTGATTGATGTGCCATTTCTTTCCAGCTAACCAAGTCCATCCAAAGAATTGGTATCCGATCCCACTTGTATTCTGCAGGCCATGGGGGAAGCTGCCGGAAAATGTACCTTGCCATCCGAAACTTGCTGACTTTGCCAATTGTATGAAAAAGAAGGGCCGAGGTATGTCTATTTTTGTTTCCATATTAGATGGAGATTACCATGAGCATGCTGAAGCTGCAAAGCTAGCCTGCAAGCAACTGAGCACCTACATTGACTACAAGAGTTGTGAAGGAGTAGCTGAGATAGTTGTGGCTCCCAGTATGTCTGAAGGATTTCGTGGAATTGTCCAGACCATGGGCCTCGGTAATCTGAAGCCCAATATTGTGGTTATACGATATCCTGAAATATGGCGTCGTGAAAACCTAACTGAAATCCCAGTCACCTTTGTTGGAATAATTAACGACTGCATTGTTGCAAATAAAGCAGTTGTTATTGTCAAAGGTCTTGATGAGTGGCCGAATATGTATCAGAAACAGTATGGTACCATCGATTTATATTGGATTGTACGGGATGGCGGTCTGATGCTGCTTCTTTCCCAGCTCCTTCTTACCAAGGAGAGTTTCGAGAGTTGTAAGATTCAGGTGTTTTGCATTGCCGAAGAGGATTCAGATGCAGAGGAGCTGAAAGCTGATGTGAAGAAATTCCTGTACGATCTTCGAATGCAGGCTGAAGTGATTGTAATATCAATGAAGTCTTGGGACTTGCAAGCAGAGGGTGGTCAACCAGATGAATCTCTGGAAGCTTTCACTGCTGCTCAGCGGCGAATTGGGAGTTACTTGGGCGAGATGAAGTCGAGAGCTCAAGAGCTAGGTACTTCGCTGATGGCTGATGGTAAGCCTGTGATTGTGAATGAACAACAGGTTGAGAAATTCCTTTACACAACTCTGAAACTGAATTCGACAATATTGAGACACTCAAGAATGGCGTCGGTTGTGCTTGTTAGTTTACCGCCGCCTCCAGTGAACCATCCGGCCTACTTCTACATGGAATACATGGACCTATTGGTACAAAATGTGCCGAGGCTGTTAATTGTAAGAGGATACCGTAGAGATGTTGTAACTCTATTCACATAGTTGGAAAAAGGGTTATGGGTTTCCCCTGGACAGTGGGTGCAGAATTACTCATTGTTCATGTTCAATTTTTGTATTCTAAATGTTAAATTCATTCTTTTCTACAAACAACAGTGTAAGTCACCATTTAGCTGTTCAAAAATCATAGTTTCTATACAAATTTTGAATTGTACAGCCCTTTTTTTTGGGGGTGTGcattatcatttatttttaaCACCTCCCTCCACATTCTTTTGTAACTGAAATTCTTGCTTATAATGCatgccctttttttttttcttttgaattaGATCGCCTCTTTCTCAAATTAAGAGCTGGCGTTTCAGttcgagataaaaaaaaatgtatgtccattcaattaaaaataatgttaatttaCACCACAACTATATTTTTGAATTTATCTTCTAAAGTCTTGATTCAATGCATCGTATACTCTcatttatatctaatatataattCAGTGTTGATGAGTTTATTTTACGGTTTTATCTATGATAAATATTCATGGATTTGTGGACTTTTATATCTATGTATAAGGTCCATgagtttttacttaatacactaGTCAGTCCCtctgtttttaaaaataattattatagtcccctagtttttgtgttcatcaactctttagtcTTTATATTTGAATCAATAGTCAAATTataccaaataaattttaaaatatcaaaattaccctttactctatgttttaataataaaacatctattttttctattttatgtttttttctccttttttcctacataatctctacaatattgagtaattaatttattgaattttatataattatagaactttaatttagtAACCTAAAATTTAGtgactaaaaaaatgaatgaaaaatatttcaaaaattatcaaaataggaGCAAAActagggataattactaatctgacccaatcaaggaccccaatttacatatctaacccaccttgcctcaaagttactaaattagacactttcacccattttggacaaaactaaccttagttctattcgatcaatcgatcgatcttcttcttcttcttcttcttcttcttcttcttcttcttccgcttcttcttcttcttcttcttcttattgttcttcttcttctccatttcaacttcttcttcggttcatcttcttcaatttttgataccaatcgttagcgatttttgagatttttgacatattatgttcaatttcccgtacaaatggtatatttttagcttatacgcttgtttttctcgttggttttgcctctttcttcatctgtaatggtatcgtttcaatttcctcaattttccataatttttttccattttcctccattgttgtctcatttgtgacgaaattatcgtatttcgtcacaaatgcgacaagaattGTCgcattcgtcgcaaatgcgacaagagttgtcgcatttgctacaagaagaagaagaacaagaagaagaagaagaagaagatcgatcgattgatcgaatagaactaaggttagttttgtccaaaatgggtgaaagtgtctaatttggtaactttgaggcaaggtgggttagatatgtaaattggggtccttgattgggtcagattagtaattatcccttttttttatataaattactaCGGGTAATTTGGACTTTCATCTACAAAAACAAATGAaaggactaaagagttgattaaaataaaacttaaagaccttataataatatgatggacctaCTAACATGTTAACCAAAAACataaggactttataattatttaccctataaaaaaaagagatttcaccTAAACACGGAGAAACAATAATATTATTCCTAAAATGCTAAACATGCGAACTAATTTGTTAAATAATAGCAAATCAAATTCAACATTTCTAAAATATCCCAACATTTTTAGAATGTCAAACACTATATTAAAATTCTATCTTCATTTAAATtctcgaaaaagaaaaaaaactcaaaagcaATAATCCAACACAAATCTTTTATTCCAAACCTAATCACCGTGTCCCGATTACAAAAGCTTCAACGTGTTTTGATTTcgaatataaataaaaaaacaatattaagAAAATATAGTTCAGTTGTGAATCAAGGAAAATGATCCTACTACCCACCCGTACAAGGCAAGAGAAGAGGAGAAGGAGTCTCAACAGATTCTGCTGCTATGATTTTATTGAGGATAGAGCCAGCCATTGCTTCTTTAATTACGTACCTTGCCACTCTATCTATGCCTATATTTCAGACTTTTAATGGGATTTTAACCTTCAACTTCTGCTCGCTGGAAAGACTCAACGTGCTTGGAGTTTCCGCGTTTTAAAAAAAGAACCAGAAGTAACCAATACATTTACCCCTAAACCACCATTTAATTAGTGtgtgtctatatatatatatatataaattaaatatttaaaatgtaaattattattaagttttttatttcgatatatattataaaaaaattatttaatcttCTCAATATTAATAAACTTCAATTGGTATTTCAACTTGAAATATACATAAATAAagttcaaaaataataaattatataatttatgttgacttattaaaatatatattcgtgttaataatattaataacaataataactatttatttttaaaagtatatattttttcaatttttatatatattgaattttattatttcaaACTATCATAAATTttgcattaaaaaaattattattagtataatttttttattattttattatatcataaGATTAACTGTGAATAGAAATATAACTTTTCATATGATTTTTTGAATCCTGATTGAGTCTTGGTTGATCCTTTATATTTTTCGGTTCTTTGATTAGTCTAATTTTGACAACCATGCTTATCATGTGCTACAATATTATCataattattattcaataaatatatataaatcaattcaaaatattttaaaataattaacaacaaaataattccaataatcaaataaatgaaaaaaactAATATATCAATTTTATCGATTTCGTTCATTTTCATTGAATTTCAGCACTCTGTAAAGTGGAATAAATTGGatgaaaataaatgaaatcGGCCATAACTGAATATCATAGTcaatgaaataaataataaaacatgaaaatcaAAGTGTAatacaatttaaaaaataaaataaaaaacgtaaCGTGCAAATTACAAACAAATTCAATTGTTTTGCAATCCATtcaaagtacaaaaaaaaaaaaataataataattttgaatGAAATTCATTAAAAGAAATACTAGAAAATAATtgaaaacctaaataaaaataaaaaaggattATTCAGTGAAACTTAACGGAAGTAACATATAATGAAACAAACAAGTAAATGAATTGtgtaataaattatattatgactAAAGATATATTTAAGTACACTAACTTTAATTTAACCCCCTCTCCAATCACATATAACACGTCATCATATACATACATACAACTCCCAACATCAGAAATATAAATCAAAACTCAACACAAGGAAATTTTAATTATCCTATCATCatagataaataagaaaatatcaaTATCAGACTTAAAGCAATAATGGAAATATATAAGTTCATAAAAccataatcaaaataaacaagCTTGTTCGAACCTTCAATTTCGCTAGACAAACCATGATAATATCCAAATCAACTAATGCATAAGTTAAGTCACGCCTCTAAAACAATAATGAAAACCTATAAATTCATAGAACCATAATCTAAATAAATAAGCTTACCCGGAGCCTTTAATTCCGCTAGAAAAACCATGATAATATCCCAATCAAGGTAAATCCaaataatcaaacaaactcaaataCCGATTTGAGGCTTACTTTTTAGAGCTTTGATTAATCTTGAATAGGTAGTGGAAGAATTTTTAAAACCACGAACTTGTATTACCAGTCACATGCCAAAGTTATTTAGGAGGAAGAACGATTAATCCACTATCTAAGAACGAAGTCTCATTaactagagagagagagaatgttCTCTCATTTAATTGATGTGTTATTACGTCTGACCTAGTCTATTTATAGGCTAAGTATCCTTGTCCTTTAAGGACGGTTATTAATTCTTGTTTAGATACTAATTCTAATTTCCTGATTAGATTAGTAtaccttaattaataattaattaattagatagAATCAATTCAACCAGGATTCCTAATTACCTAATTTTTTAATTAGACAAATATCTGAATCCAATTAGGATTCCACATGAACCCGATTTTGTACGGGTGGAATTCCTACATCTCCCACTCGTATGTATTAAATTCGCTTTACTTTTCTCCTTCCATATTCGTAAATAGATTGTGCGACTAACATAACATCGAGAATATCGTTGCTATATACTTGTTAGAGATATACATCGCCTTGATAACTTAGGTACTATACACTTGTTATAAGGTTGTACAATGTTAAAAAGTATTGGTAAATTGTATGCATTTATCCCAGATTTTGTATCACATTTTTTGTATTCTTTTACTTAGAGCTCTACAAAATTCTGTTTTCACAATTATACATTTCAGTATAACTCATCGGACTATGAAACATAGAAACTTGAAGTGAGTAAATGATAATTGTTCCCTTTAACTATGTTCCTTTCATCATAATTTAAAGTTTGCTTATCCAATCAGTCCCCTTTCAAGCTGAATTATCATCTAGCACATGAGAGAATCCGACCAAAACAAACAAATCTAAATTATATTTCTTGAACAAGTAAAGGTTCTAAGGATGAGAGTTTCGAAATCCTTAATAATTTGATTACGAAAAAAGTCTTACATTAGGAAAAAGTTGAGATCATTCTTTTTCCTTATTCGTGTCGTTGGGCACACATAATATGAGCGCATGTATTATGGTGTTGTTTCTTATTTCTGAAGAAAGTGCATATTCAAAACACCATACAAAAGCATTGGTTAAGAAGTTCCTTTACTTTTAATTGTGCTTGTTTTTAATAATACCACATATAACGTTCATAACTATAAAGATTACTACTGCATATAAATATCATTTTCATAATGAATTTTTAATAATGAATAACTATTAATGATAATGATTCAAAAACAATGCCTTTTTGCATTTCAATGCATATTATAACCcaatataatatatgtattttaaacatcataaaaATTATGACCTTCTATAttggtaagatatcttacatagttacTATTTACTTGTAGCCAATATTGTGCGTCCATGTACTAATAGCATTCATAGATCATTTAGAAGCTCTATGTATATCCTAAAAACCTTGTATGACATGTAGACTTGCATAAATTCATGCTCTCATTCGAAATCAAAATCGACACTTGCACTCTCCTTGTAGTTAGTTCAAGACTTGAAAGTTTGTTTGCCCAATATGGTAATTCATCTACTTATAATGGTCTTAATAATATTCCAAAAACTAATCATACCCAGATCATCGACAATTACCTGAGCTCCTTTATATCACTTTGATATCAAATGACATGATAGTCTTGAATGGAtagatttttttataaagtTCCAAACTTACATGCCCTATACATGCATTTTGTTCTAATTCAACAATAAATGCATATTACACTTGCCATACAAAAAAATGTGATGCATATTGTGCCTGAAAATTAATGAAGATCcctttcaatggttgatttAATATTCACAATTTGTTAGATATATCataataacatatatcatatGACATTCATAATACTTCATAAAGGTGAACTTCAAATATTTCGattaaaatgaaacaaaaaagaagaaaaaactgATCTTGTTTGTCATAAtcaatttcatattaatttagGAAATCTTTTTCCCAACAATATACAGAGAACCCTATCTTTAGATAGATTCATTTTGTACTGATAGAGCAAATGTTTGAGGCCGGAGTTTCTATTTTGTTAACTCTGTTGTTTTGTTCATTGTGAAACTACATATACAATTAAGATTTCATGATCTTTTATTTCTTAGAGTCCACGCACAATGAGTTATTTTGATAACTGCAATTTTCTCCTGTGGTGGTTTTACTAGTGGCTCTGTTGTGAGACGTCGTTGAGATTCGGCCATGGACACTCCGATGATAAAGTCAGTAATATCATAGGAGAATAGTAAGTATTGAAAAGAGGAGAATGTTGTTAACTTTCTTGTAACATACCCTAGTTGGGGTATATATACTTTCTTTTAACTTTCTTGCTTTAATTGAGTTTAATTGTCATCAACCCTTTATTAGTTATCATTAATCAtgtattaattatcattaattttgTACTAATCTTAcattaattgtcattaattatttttctagaAGGAATAATAGTTTGTCGTTATTTCTACTACTCTATCTGTTTCACCATAATTAAGGCAAGaattataaaatgaaattaattttaattaaaatgatTTGTTACATTTGTATTAATTGTATCCATTAATTAAGTTTTATCtattctcaaaataaaaatgtaatttaaataaaaatatatttaataaccatattattataaaacaaaacaaaaactttTGAAATATATTATTGGGCTCCCTAGAAAGAATAAATTTGGATTTTATCACTTACtaagaagaaataaaataaaaatacagaAAAAGAAAGTTTAGACAACTTGAAATTTCTGTAATTAGAAAATGACAGGCTGTTGCTTTTTCATCGCAATAAAACATATGGGGATAGGGAAGTTACCATCATTAACCGGTAGTATATGTTGCTGAACTGAAACGTCTATGATGAAGAATGACGTACACGTGTCCTTCCCAACTGAATCTTGGCTATGAATTACCGGTAACAGGCGGTTGTAGATTCTTCCCCTGTTCTTTGTCTACTACTATTAATACATAATAAGATTCTGCATGCTGTTGGGTGCGTCCAGTGACTTTTGAGGCAGAAACCCAAGACGCGCACACAATAAGCGCCACCCTCTACTTTCTCCAACACCGATCTCCGGCGAGTTCTTGAACTTGCCTCCGTGATTAATTGAATATCCGATTTCTCCATTCTAAATCaggtaattttatttatttccgtTGACTTGATGTCATTATATAAATGTATAATGCCAAACACTTGAAATTTGAGATCTGTGGAGATAATTGATTGAGATCTGTGTAATTATTCTGATTTTGTTTTGAAAGATTAGAATGGGAGGCGAAGGAAATGAAGGAGGGATGAGGAGGAAGATAGGGTGTTGGTGCAGAAAAGGCGATTTTCTGCCGGAGGAATCATTTCAAAGCATGGGGAACTATTTGAGTGCGCTTGGAGAAACTCCGATGAGGTTCAAGGACAGGCTTCTGAGCCGATCTATGGACTCCACTGAAATAAATGAGATGAAGGCTAGAAGCGAGCATGAGATGAAGAAAACTCTCACTTGGTGGGACCTTATATGGTTCGGTATCGGTGCAGTAATTGGATCAGGCATATTCGTCCTCACCGGCCTTGAGGCAAGAGACGAAGCAGGTCCTGCCGTCGTCTTGTCTTATGTAGTTTCGGGGGTTTCTGCCATGCTTTCCGTCTTCTGTTACACCGAGTTCGCC
The DNA window shown above is from Euphorbia lathyris chromosome 1, ddEupLath1.1, whole genome shotgun sequence and carries:
- the LOC136236040 gene encoding cation-chloride cotransporter 1 isoform X2, producing the protein MENEDVEGGMEDEFRSPGRKYRPVVAHDRAVLEMSSMDHGSSSNADARMAKVGPREHSNANQAAVPANGNVNGSESQHKLELFGFDSLVNILGLKSMTAEQVVAPSSLSTEGDDGPHPYERPRVEEIKLGTMMGVFIPCLQSILGIIYYIRFTWIVGMAGIGESLMLVTLCGLCTFLTSISLSAIATNGAMKGGGPYYLIGRALGPEVGVSIGLCFFLGNAVAGALYVLGAVETFLKAVPAAGIFRETITHINGTRAVEPIESPSSHDLQIYGIVVTIVLCFIVFGGVKMINRVAPAFLIPVLFSLVCIFIGVLLARKDHPATGITGLSLKSFQDNWGPAYQLTNNAGIPDPKGEIYWNFNALVGLFFPAVTGIMAGSNRSASLKDTQRSIPVGTLAATLTTSAMYVISVVFFGAVATRDKLLTDRLLTATIAWPLPAIVYVGIILSTLGAALQSLTGAPRLLAAIANDDILPVLNYFRVADGHEPHIATLFTSFICIGCVVIGNLDLITPTVTMFFLLCYAGVNLSCFLLDLLDAPSWRPRWKFHHWSLSLLGALLCIVIMFLISWSFTVVSLALASLIYYYVSIKGKAGDWGDGFKSAYFQLALRSLRSLGANQVHPKNWYPIPLVFCRPWGKLPENVPCHPKLADFANCMKKKGRGMSIFVSILDGDYHEHAEAAKLACKQLSTYIDYKSCEGVAEIVVAPSMSEGFRGIVQTMGLGNLKPNIVVIRYPEIWRRENLTEIPVTFVGIINDCIVANKAVVIVKGLDEWPNMYQKQYGTIDLYWIVRDGGLMLLLSQLLLTKESFESCKIQVFCIAEEDSDAEELKADVKKFLYDLRMQAEVIVISMKSWDLQAEGGQPDESLEAFTAAQRRIGSYLGEMKSRAQELGTSLMADGKPVIVNEQQVEKFLYTTLKLNSTILRHSRMASVVLVSLPPPPVNHPAYFYMEYMDLLVQNVPRLLIVRGYRRDVVTLFT
- the LOC136236040 gene encoding cation-chloride cotransporter 1 isoform X3, with amino-acid sequence MENEDVEGGMEDEFRSPGRKYRPVVAHDRAVLEMSSMDHGSSSNADASRMAKVGPREHSNANQAAVPANGNVNGSESQHKLELFGFDSLVNILGLKSMTAEQVVAPSSLSTEGDDGPHPYERPRVEEIKLGTMMGVFIPCLQSILGIIYYIRFTWIVGMAGIGESLMLVTLCGLCTFLTSISLSAIATNGAMKGGGPYYLIGRALGPEVGVSIGLCFFLGNAVAGALYVLGAVETFLKAVPAAGIFRETITHINGTRAVEPIESPSSHDLQIYGIVVTIVLCFIVFGGVKMINRVAPAFLIPVLFSLVCIFIGVLLARKDHPATGITGLSLKSFQDNWGPAYQLTNNAGIPDPKGEIYWNFNALVGLFFPAVTGIMAGSNRSASLKDTQRSIPVGTLAATLTTSAMYVISVVFFGAVATRDKLLTDRVADGHEPHIATLFTSFICIGCVVIGNLDLITPTVTMFFLLCYAGVNLSCFLLDLLDAPSWRPRWKFHHWSLSLLGALLCIVIMFLISWSFTVVSLALASLIYYYVSIKGKAGDWGDGFKSAYFQLALRSLRSLGANQVHPKNWYPIPLVFCRPWGKLPENVPCHPKLADFANCMKKKGRGMSIFVSILDGDYHEHAEAAKLACKQLSTYIDYKSCEGVAEIVVAPSMSEGFRGIVQTMGLGNLKPNIVVIRYPEIWRRENLTEIPVTFVGIINDCIVANKAVVIVKGLDEWPNMYQKQYGTIDLYWIVRDGGLMLLLSQLLLTKESFESCKIQVFCIAEEDSDAEELKADVKKFLYDLRMQAEVIVISMKSWDLQAEGGQPDESLEAFTAAQRRIGSYLGEMKSRAQELGTSLMADGKPVIVNEQQVEKFLYTTLKLNSTILRHSRMASVVLVSLPPPPVNHPAYFYMEYMDLLVQNVPRLLIVRGYRRDVVTLFT
- the LOC136236040 gene encoding cation-chloride cotransporter 1 isoform X1, yielding MENEDVEGGMEDEFRSPGRKYRPVVAHDRAVLEMSSMDHGSSSNADASRMAKVGPREHSNANQAAVPANGNVNGSESQHKLELFGFDSLVNILGLKSMTAEQVVAPSSLSTEGDDGPHPYERPRVEEIKLGTMMGVFIPCLQSILGIIYYIRFTWIVGMAGIGESLMLVTLCGLCTFLTSISLSAIATNGAMKGGGPYYLIGRALGPEVGVSIGLCFFLGNAVAGALYVLGAVETFLKAVPAAGIFRETITHINGTRAVEPIESPSSHDLQIYGIVVTIVLCFIVFGGVKMINRVAPAFLIPVLFSLVCIFIGVLLARKDHPATGITGLSLKSFQDNWGPAYQLTNNAGIPDPKGEIYWNFNALVGLFFPAVTGIMAGSNRSASLKDTQRSIPVGTLAATLTTSAMYVISVVFFGAVATRDKLLTDRLLTATIAWPLPAIVYVGIILSTLGAALQSLTGAPRLLAAIANDDILPVLNYFRVADGHEPHIATLFTSFICIGCVVIGNLDLITPTVTMFFLLCYAGVNLSCFLLDLLDAPSWRPRWKFHHWSLSLLGALLCIVIMFLISWSFTVVSLALASLIYYYVSIKGKAGDWGDGFKSAYFQLALRSLRSLGANQVHPKNWYPIPLVFCRPWGKLPENVPCHPKLADFANCMKKKGRGMSIFVSILDGDYHEHAEAAKLACKQLSTYIDYKSCEGVAEIVVAPSMSEGFRGIVQTMGLGNLKPNIVVIRYPEIWRRENLTEIPVTFVGIINDCIVANKAVVIVKGLDEWPNMYQKQYGTIDLYWIVRDGGLMLLLSQLLLTKESFESCKIQVFCIAEEDSDAEELKADVKKFLYDLRMQAEVIVISMKSWDLQAEGGQPDESLEAFTAAQRRIGSYLGEMKSRAQELGTSLMADGKPVIVNEQQVEKFLYTTLKLNSTILRHSRMASVVLVSLPPPPVNHPAYFYMEYMDLLVQNVPRLLIVRGYRRDVVTLFT